The following coding sequences are from one Bradyrhizobium sp. 200 window:
- a CDS encoding carbohydrate ABC transporter permease: MARRVTARRIWVSTAAAWLFGFLIFLPILWMVLTSFKTELEAFSMPPKFLLFHWTTENYATVQERSDYLHHALNSILIAGGSTLIAMIIAIPAAWSMAFAPTKRTKDVLLWMLSTKMMPSVGVLVPIYLIFRDFGLLDTRAGLVMILCLGNLPIVIWMLFTYFKEIPKDILEAARMDGATIGRELVYVLTPMAVPGLASTLLLNFILAWNEAFWTLNLSTLEAAPLTTFIASYSSPEGLFWAKLSAASTLAIAPIIILGWFTQRQLVRGLTFGAVK; the protein is encoded by the coding sequence ATGGCACGCAGGGTGACGGCAAGACGCATATGGGTCTCCACAGCTGCCGCGTGGTTGTTCGGATTTCTGATTTTCCTGCCCATCCTGTGGATGGTGCTGACGAGCTTCAAGACCGAACTCGAGGCGTTCTCGATGCCGCCAAAATTCCTGCTGTTTCACTGGACCACGGAGAATTACGCGACGGTGCAGGAACGCAGCGACTACCTGCATCATGCGCTCAATTCGATCCTCATTGCCGGTGGCTCGACGCTGATCGCAATGATCATCGCAATACCCGCGGCGTGGTCGATGGCGTTCGCGCCGACCAAGCGTACCAAGGACGTCCTGCTCTGGATGCTCTCGACCAAGATGATGCCGTCGGTCGGCGTGCTGGTTCCGATCTATCTGATCTTCCGCGATTTCGGACTGCTTGATACGCGCGCCGGTCTCGTGATGATTCTTTGTCTCGGTAATCTGCCGATCGTGATCTGGATGCTCTTCACTTACTTCAAGGAAATCCCGAAAGACATTCTCGAAGCGGCGCGAATGGATGGGGCGACCATCGGGCGCGAACTCGTCTATGTGCTGACACCGATGGCTGTCCCGGGCCTCGCCTCGACGCTGCTGCTTAATTTCATCCTGGCGTGGAACGAGGCGTTCTGGACGCTGAACCTTTCGACGCTGGAGGCAGCACCGCTCACAACATTCATCGCATCCTATTCGAGTCCCGAGGGCCTGTTCTGGGCAAAACTCTCGGCCGCCTCAACGCTCGCCATTGCCCCGATCATCATCCTCGGATGGTTCACGCAACGGCAGCTTGTCCGCGGACTGACCTTCGGCGCGGTCAAATAG
- a CDS encoding ABC transporter ATP-binding protein, giving the protein MGQITLQGVRKSFGPVNIIKDANLEIEDGSFVVFVGPSGCGKTTLLRLIAGLEDVTGGQILIDGKNVVDVPPAKRGLSMVFQSYALYPHMSVRGNIAFGLKMAGLPRPDIDRKVEAAAATLNLTPYLDRKPRELSGGQRQRVAIGRAIVREPKAFLFDEPLSNLDAALRVQMRLEVTKLQKQLATTAIYVTHDQVEAMTMADKIVVLNAGRIEQYGSPLELYEHPANLFVAGFIGSPKMNFVSGEAAGEPDVATLGIRPEHLRTGKEGNGWLGTVSVAEHLGSDTFLYVDTGKLGMLTARCIGEFNLKAGDRVWLSPDPVRLHRFDKDGAVIRK; this is encoded by the coding sequence ATGGGCCAGATAACGCTGCAGGGGGTCCGGAAATCGTTCGGGCCGGTCAACATCATCAAGGATGCCAATCTGGAGATCGAAGACGGCTCCTTCGTGGTGTTCGTCGGGCCGTCCGGCTGCGGGAAGACGACGCTCTTGCGCCTGATCGCAGGGCTAGAAGATGTCACCGGCGGGCAAATCCTGATCGACGGCAAGAATGTGGTGGACGTGCCGCCGGCCAAGCGCGGTCTGTCGATGGTGTTCCAGTCCTATGCGCTCTACCCGCATATGAGCGTCCGCGGCAACATCGCGTTCGGCTTGAAGATGGCCGGCCTGCCGCGCCCGGATATCGACCGCAAGGTGGAGGCCGCGGCCGCCACATTGAATCTGACGCCCTATCTCGACCGGAAGCCACGCGAGCTTTCCGGCGGACAGCGTCAACGCGTTGCGATCGGACGCGCGATCGTGCGCGAGCCGAAGGCGTTTCTGTTCGACGAGCCGTTGTCGAATCTTGACGCGGCGCTGCGGGTCCAGATGCGCCTGGAAGTCACTAAATTGCAGAAGCAGCTTGCGACCACCGCCATCTATGTCACCCACGACCAGGTCGAGGCCATGACGATGGCCGACAAGATCGTCGTGCTCAATGCCGGCCGTATCGAACAGTATGGCTCGCCGTTGGAACTCTACGAGCATCCGGCGAATCTCTTCGTCGCCGGCTTCATCGGATCGCCCAAGATGAATTTCGTATCCGGCGAGGCGGCTGGCGAGCCTGATGTCGCCACGCTCGGCATCAGGCCCGAGCATCTGCGGACTGGCAAGGAAGGAAATGGCTGGCTGGGAACCGTGTCGGTCGCCGAGCATCTGGGCAGCGACACCTTCCTCTATGTGGATACCGGCAAACTCGGAATGCTGACGGCGCGCTGTATTGGAGAATTCAATCTCAAAGCCGGCGACCGCGTGTGGCTTTCGCCGGATCCGGTCCGGCTGCATCGTTTCGACAAGGATGGTGCGGTGATCAGGAAATGA
- a CDS encoding sugar ABC transporter substrate-binding protein gives MKHVLSALLGAATLLGAAPSVAQTTLTIATVNNGDMIRMQALTNEFTAKNPDINVKWVTLEENVLRQRVTTDIATKGGQFDVLTIGTYEVPIWAKKNWLIPLDNLGSDYDTADLLPKIRDAVSASGKLYAAPFYGESSMMMYRTDLFQKAGLTMPEKPTWDFVIDAANKLTDKSGGVYGICLRGKAGWGENMAFLTAMSNSFGARWFDEKWQPQFDKPEWKKTLSTYVDLMKAAGPPGASSNGFNENLALFNSGKCAMWIDATVAASFVTNPKESKVADKVGFALAPNAGLGKNANWLWAWNLAIPAGSKKAAAAEKFIAWATSKDYTKLVASKEGWANVPPGTRTSLYQNPEYLKVAPFAKLTLASIDAADPNKPSVQSVPYVGVQYAAIPEFQGIGTSVGQQFSAALAGSSTVDAALAAAQTATEREMKRAGYIK, from the coding sequence GTGAAACACGTCCTCAGCGCCCTCCTGGGCGCGGCTACCTTGTTGGGCGCAGCCCCTTCCGTCGCACAGACAACCCTGACCATCGCCACCGTGAACAATGGCGACATGATCCGGATGCAGGCGTTGACCAACGAGTTCACCGCCAAAAATCCTGACATCAACGTGAAATGGGTGACACTCGAAGAGAACGTCCTGCGCCAACGCGTCACCACAGACATCGCGACCAAAGGCGGACAGTTCGACGTGCTGACCATCGGCACCTACGAGGTGCCGATCTGGGCCAAGAAAAACTGGCTCATTCCACTCGACAATCTCGGATCCGATTACGACACCGCTGACCTGCTCCCCAAGATTCGCGACGCCGTCTCGGCATCGGGCAAGCTGTACGCCGCGCCGTTTTATGGCGAGAGCTCGATGATGATGTATCGCACCGACCTGTTCCAGAAGGCCGGCCTGACCATGCCGGAAAAACCGACCTGGGATTTCGTGATCGATGCGGCAAACAAGCTCACCGACAAGTCCGGCGGCGTGTATGGCATCTGCCTGAGGGGCAAGGCGGGCTGGGGCGAGAACATGGCGTTCCTGACCGCGATGTCGAACTCGTTCGGCGCGCGCTGGTTCGATGAGAAGTGGCAGCCGCAATTCGACAAGCCGGAGTGGAAGAAGACGCTCTCCACCTATGTCGACCTGATGAAGGCCGCAGGCCCTCCCGGCGCAAGCTCGAACGGCTTCAATGAAAACCTGGCGCTGTTCAATTCCGGCAAATGCGCGATGTGGATCGATGCCACGGTGGCGGCCTCCTTCGTCACCAACCCGAAGGAATCCAAGGTGGCCGACAAGGTCGGCTTCGCGCTCGCGCCGAATGCGGGACTCGGCAAGAACGCCAACTGGCTGTGGGCGTGGAATCTCGCGATCCCGGCGGGTTCGAAGAAGGCCGCCGCGGCCGAAAAGTTCATCGCCTGGGCGACCAGCAAGGACTACACCAAGCTCGTTGCCTCGAAGGAGGGATGGGCCAACGTCCCGCCCGGCACACGAACCTCGCTCTACCAGAATCCGGAATATCTGAAGGTCGCGCCGTTCGCCAAGCTGACGCTGGCGTCGATCGACGCCGCCGATCCGAACAAGCCGAGCGTACAGTCCGTGCCATATGTCGGCGTGCAATACGCGGCCATTCCGGAATTCCAGGGCATCGGCACATCCGTCGGACAGCAATTCTCGGCGGCGTTGGCCGGTTCATCGACGGTGGACGCTGCGCTTGCGGCCGCGCAAACCGCCACTGAACGCGAAATGAAGCGCGCCGGTTATATCAAATAG
- a CDS encoding sugar ABC transporter permease, whose product MATQQTQVLGRALLTPAVALLFIWMIVPLAMTIYFSTLRYSLLDSETWGFVGLENFRYFLTDPAFLTALRNTLVLVGSVLAITILLGTPLALLLDQQVVGRSIVRLMVIAPFFVMPTVSALVWKNLLMHPVSGLFAWVATLVGATPIDWFNDAPLLAVIVIVAWQWLPFATLILLTALQSQDEEQKEAAEMDGASALSTFIYLTLPHLARPITVVILIETIFLLTVFAEIFVTTGGGPGLATTNIAFLIYSQALVQYDVGNASAGGLVAVVIANIVAFFLVRIVGRNLEA is encoded by the coding sequence ATGGCGACACAGCAAACCCAGGTCCTCGGAAGGGCCCTGCTGACGCCGGCCGTCGCATTGCTGTTCATCTGGATGATCGTCCCGCTGGCAATGACGATCTATTTTTCGACGCTGCGCTACAGCCTCCTCGACTCCGAAACCTGGGGCTTCGTCGGGTTGGAGAACTTTCGATATTTTCTCACTGACCCCGCTTTTCTGACCGCACTACGGAATACGCTGGTGCTGGTCGGATCGGTGCTCGCAATCACCATTCTGCTCGGCACGCCGCTGGCACTGTTGCTCGATCAGCAGGTGGTCGGGCGCAGCATCGTCCGCTTGATGGTGATCGCACCGTTCTTCGTGATGCCGACCGTGAGCGCGCTGGTCTGGAAGAACCTCTTGATGCATCCGGTGTCCGGACTGTTCGCCTGGGTCGCGACGCTCGTGGGCGCAACGCCGATCGACTGGTTCAACGATGCGCCTCTGCTCGCGGTGATCGTAATCGTGGCCTGGCAATGGCTTCCGTTCGCCACCCTCATCTTGCTGACGGCGCTGCAGTCCCAGGATGAGGAGCAGAAGGAAGCGGCCGAGATGGACGGGGCGAGCGCGCTTTCGACCTTCATCTATCTCACCTTGCCGCACCTCGCGCGGCCGATCACCGTGGTCATTCTGATCGAAACGATATTCCTGCTGACGGTGTTCGCCGAAATCTTCGTTACGACCGGCGGCGGACCCGGCCTGGCGACCACCAATATCGCATTCCTGATCTACTCGCAGGCGCTGGTCCAGTACGACGTCGGCAACGCCTCCGCCGGCGGGCTGGTCGCGGTCGTGATCGCCAATATCGTGGCCTTCTTCCTGGTGCGGATCGTCGGCCGGAACCTGGAGGCATAA
- a CDS encoding FGGY-family carbohydrate kinase, whose translation MQQAFVGIDVGTSSARAGIFDENGSLLATARHPITVWHEAGSVVEQSSSEIWAACAASVRAAMAEAALPASAIKGIGFDATCSLVVVDVAGNPLTVSVSGDIRRNVIVWMDHRAIAEARRVNETRDNVLRYVGGSVSPEMEIPKLLWLKRYLPSTYHSAGHFFDLADYLSFRATGSTARSMCTLACKWNYLAHEQRWSGSYLERVGLGDLVSDNYTKIGTEIVAPGTPLGGGLTKSAARDFGLLEGTPVGASLIDAHAGGVGTIGGRGESGEPVDVCRRLAYIMGTSACIMATTRGPCFVPGVWGPYYSGMVPQFWLNEGGQSAAGAAIDHLVRFHPAYDETVAAAHAAGMEVLEFLERRIVSRAASLGEAALLARDIHVLPEFLGNRSPFADPDARAVVAGMDLDIDIGSMERLFVAGLCGLAYGLADVVESFRSHGVESDMMVISGGAGRSPLVRQIMADTTGLNIAVPKTQEPVLLGAAMLGAVAAKSRGSIGEAMASMSAIGRLSEPTATAMADFHRTKRKVHGLMRKLDSDSRDVMRGIASIAGLDAKN comes from the coding sequence ATGCAGCAGGCCTTCGTCGGCATCGATGTCGGAACATCGAGCGCGCGCGCCGGAATATTTGACGAGAACGGAAGTCTGCTCGCCACCGCCCGGCATCCGATCACGGTGTGGCACGAAGCGGGAAGCGTCGTCGAGCAGTCGTCGTCCGAGATCTGGGCAGCCTGCGCCGCCTCGGTCCGCGCAGCCATGGCAGAAGCCGCGCTTCCCGCTTCCGCCATCAAGGGTATTGGCTTCGACGCGACCTGTTCGCTTGTGGTCGTGGACGTTGCCGGTAACCCGCTGACGGTCAGTGTATCCGGCGACATCAGGCGAAATGTCATCGTTTGGATGGACCATCGCGCGATTGCCGAAGCCCGCCGGGTTAACGAGACGCGGGACAACGTGCTTCGCTATGTCGGCGGTTCGGTGTCGCCCGAAATGGAAATTCCAAAACTGCTTTGGCTGAAGCGATACCTGCCGTCGACCTATCACTCAGCCGGTCATTTCTTCGACCTCGCCGACTACCTGTCGTTCCGCGCCACCGGATCGACGGCGCGTTCGATGTGTACGCTGGCGTGTAAGTGGAATTACCTCGCCCACGAACAACGCTGGAGTGGCAGCTATTTGGAGCGCGTTGGTCTTGGCGATCTGGTCTCCGATAACTACACGAAGATCGGAACGGAGATCGTCGCGCCCGGCACGCCGCTGGGTGGCGGCCTGACGAAGTCCGCCGCCCGTGATTTCGGCCTGCTCGAGGGAACGCCGGTCGGCGCTTCGCTGATCGACGCTCACGCTGGTGGCGTGGGTACGATCGGTGGGCGCGGGGAGTCGGGTGAGCCGGTCGATGTGTGTCGACGCCTTGCCTACATCATGGGGACCTCGGCCTGCATCATGGCGACGACGCGTGGGCCGTGTTTCGTCCCCGGCGTCTGGGGTCCCTATTATTCAGGAATGGTTCCGCAGTTCTGGCTCAACGAAGGCGGTCAGTCCGCTGCCGGGGCGGCCATCGACCATCTCGTCAGATTCCATCCTGCGTATGATGAGACCGTCGCAGCGGCCCACGCCGCCGGCATGGAAGTTCTGGAGTTTCTCGAGCGGCGCATCGTCTCGCGCGCGGCAAGCCTGGGTGAGGCGGCATTGCTTGCGCGTGATATCCACGTCCTGCCCGAGTTTCTCGGCAACCGGTCGCCTTTTGCGGATCCTGACGCGCGTGCGGTTGTGGCGGGAATGGATCTCGACATCGACATCGGTTCGATGGAGCGGCTGTTCGTAGCCGGGCTCTGTGGGCTTGCTTACGGCCTTGCCGATGTCGTGGAATCCTTTCGATCGCATGGCGTCGAAAGCGATATGATGGTGATCAGCGGCGGCGCCGGACGGAGCCCGCTGGTCCGCCAGATCATGGCGGATACGACCGGCCTGAACATTGCCGTCCCCAAGACACAGGAGCCTGTCCTGCTCGGCGCCGCCATGCTGGGGGCCGTGGCAGCTAAGTCTCGCGGATCGATCGGCGAGGCCATGGCCTCGATGTCGGCGATCGGCCGGCTGAGCGAGCCGACGGCGACCGCAATGGCAGACTTCCACCGGACCAAGCGAAAGGTTCATGGGTTGATGCGAAAACTCGATTCTGACAGCCGCGATGTAATGCGAGGGATCGCGTCGATCGCCGGACTTGACGCGAAGAACTAG
- a CDS encoding carbohydrate kinase produces the protein MLLSCGDALVDFLPVTSVDGRDAAVPVAGGSCLNIAVGMARLGAPAGFVGGISTDLFGRIIADHALGSRVDLRYATRSEYQTTLAFVRHVAGEPQYAFYDEATASRNWTYRQGSIPFGEIEAIHVGSTTLANDNGAAQALAMIEDAGGSTTISFDPNCRPNLVRHKARYVDQMNAFAAAADIVRMSDVDFAFLYGGSDYGEWARSLIAAGASLVVVTRGINGAQAWHRGAGLVKVEAPTTDVMDTVGAGDSFQAALLFALRAIGRIRNGTLMQLNSDELGRALTFAAACAAVTCSRAGADPPRQSDVGTALSGLFAG, from the coding sequence ATGCTGCTGAGCTGTGGAGACGCTCTGGTTGATTTCCTGCCCGTCACATCTGTCGACGGGCGCGACGCGGCCGTACCGGTTGCCGGAGGATCCTGCCTCAACATCGCCGTCGGCATGGCTCGCCTCGGCGCGCCAGCGGGGTTCGTGGGCGGCATTTCGACCGATCTTTTCGGACGCATCATCGCCGACCACGCGCTTGGTTCCCGGGTTGACCTTCGCTATGCGACGCGCAGCGAGTATCAGACGACGCTTGCGTTCGTCCGTCATGTCGCCGGCGAGCCGCAATATGCGTTCTATGACGAGGCGACGGCGTCCCGAAACTGGACCTATCGGCAGGGCTCGATCCCCTTCGGCGAGATCGAAGCGATTCATGTCGGATCGACCACGCTTGCCAATGACAACGGGGCAGCCCAGGCGCTGGCGATGATCGAAGACGCAGGCGGCTCGACCACCATCTCCTTTGATCCGAATTGCCGGCCCAACCTGGTCAGGCATAAGGCGCGTTACGTCGATCAGATGAATGCGTTTGCCGCCGCTGCAGATATCGTGCGGATGTCGGATGTCGATTTTGCGTTTCTCTACGGCGGGAGCGACTACGGTGAGTGGGCGAGATCGCTTATCGCGGCCGGTGCAAGTCTGGTGGTCGTTACGCGTGGGATCAATGGAGCTCAGGCCTGGCACAGAGGAGCGGGTCTGGTGAAGGTCGAGGCGCCCACAACAGATGTGATGGATACCGTCGGGGCAGGTGACAGCTTTCAAGCTGCGTTGTTGTTCGCTTTGCGCGCGATCGGACGGATCAGGAACGGAACGCTGATGCAATTGAATTCCGACGAGCTTGGCCGTGCGTTGACATTTGCGGCGGCTTGCGCGGCCGTCACATGCAGCCGGGCCGGCGCCGATCCACCGCGCCAATCCGATGTCGGCACGGCATTGTCTGGTCTTTTTGCCGGATAA
- a CDS encoding SDR family oxidoreductase, which produces MYLEKFKLDRKTALVTGAGQGIGLACAEALAEAGAKVVIADRDARLADAGCASLKAKGLDAEIVIMDVTDSKRVTEVADQLASRYGGIDILVNNAGIARSETPAEKVADEHWLNVIDVNLNGTFWCCRAFGRHMLDAKSGSIVNIGSMSGFIVNKPQEQSYYNASKAAVHHLTKSLAAEWGARGVRVNAVAPTYIATPLNAFVKSSPQMYDAWIGGTPMARMGEVDEIASVVLFLASDAASLMTGSVVLVDGGYTCW; this is translated from the coding sequence ATGTATTTGGAAAAATTCAAACTTGACCGAAAGACGGCCCTGGTAACCGGGGCTGGCCAGGGAATCGGACTTGCCTGCGCCGAGGCTCTGGCGGAGGCGGGAGCGAAGGTCGTGATCGCCGATCGCGACGCCCGACTTGCCGATGCCGGGTGCGCGAGCCTGAAGGCGAAAGGCCTGGATGCCGAGATCGTCATCATGGACGTAACGGACTCAAAGCGTGTTACCGAGGTCGCCGACCAGTTGGCATCCCGCTATGGCGGCATCGATATCCTTGTCAACAATGCCGGCATCGCGCGAAGCGAGACCCCGGCCGAAAAGGTTGCCGACGAACATTGGCTGAACGTCATCGACGTCAATCTCAACGGCACGTTCTGGTGCTGCCGCGCTTTCGGCAGGCACATGCTGGACGCGAAGTCCGGCTCCATTGTGAATATCGGCTCGATGTCAGGCTTCATCGTCAACAAACCGCAGGAGCAGAGCTATTACAACGCCTCCAAGGCCGCAGTGCACCATCTCACCAAATCGCTCGCGGCCGAGTGGGGCGCGCGTGGCGTACGCGTCAACGCCGTGGCGCCGACTTATATCGCAACCCCTCTCAACGCATTCGTCAAAAGCAGCCCGCAGATGTACGATGCCTGGATCGGCGGCACGCCAATGGCGCGAATGGGGGAGGTCGACGAAATTGCCTCCGTCGTCCTGTTCCTGGCGTCCGACGCCGCCAGCCTGATGACCGGCAGCGTTGTCCTCGTTGACGGCGGCTATACGTGCTGGTGA